From a single Sinomonas atrocyanea genomic region:
- a CDS encoding DMT family transporter: protein MWLAAAVLAGIAIPAQGRVNGALGLRVGDGLEAALASFSTGLVLLIGIALALPSGRAGLSEIVPSLRGGRVPWWYLGAGLFGALFVVAQTFTVGILGIAVFTIAAVTGQTISGLLVDRVGFAQGRRRPVTGIRLLATVLTLASVAYTVAPKLSVADPAALLAVIVLPAAAGFGQSFQSAMNGASARAYGSPLAATLMNFVSGIVGLALAWGVKLAASGPGRPLPGDFPGDWWYYTGGVLGVVFIGAAAVLVRHLGVLLTGLGMIGGQLLGSLALDAAAPVPGSVVALPTVVGTLATLGAMVVATLPWDRRQFRR from the coding sequence GTGTGGCTCGCAGCGGCCGTCCTGGCAGGCATCGCCATCCCGGCCCAGGGGCGCGTCAACGGCGCCCTCGGCCTCAGGGTCGGCGACGGGCTCGAGGCGGCGCTCGCGAGCTTCTCCACCGGGCTCGTCCTCTTGATCGGCATCGCCCTGGCACTCCCGTCCGGCCGGGCGGGCCTGAGCGAGATCGTGCCTTCGCTGCGTGGGGGCCGCGTCCCCTGGTGGTACCTCGGCGCGGGCCTGTTCGGGGCGCTGTTCGTCGTCGCCCAGACCTTCACCGTGGGAATCCTGGGCATCGCCGTGTTCACCATCGCCGCGGTCACCGGCCAGACCATCAGCGGTCTGCTCGTGGACCGGGTGGGCTTCGCGCAGGGGCGGAGGCGCCCGGTCACCGGAATCCGTCTCCTTGCCACGGTCCTCACGCTCGCCTCAGTCGCGTACACCGTGGCGCCCAAGCTCTCGGTCGCCGATCCCGCCGCGCTCCTCGCGGTCATCGTCCTCCCGGCGGCGGCAGGCTTCGGGCAGAGCTTCCAATCGGCCATGAACGGCGCAAGCGCCCGCGCGTACGGCAGTCCCCTCGCGGCCACGCTCATGAACTTCGTCTCGGGAATCGTGGGCCTCGCGCTCGCCTGGGGTGTCAAGCTCGCCGCCTCGGGCCCTGGCCGGCCGCTGCCCGGGGACTTCCCGGGGGACTGGTGGTACTACACCGGAGGCGTGCTCGGAGTCGTGTTCATCGGCGCGGCCGCCGTGCTCGTTCGGCACCTCGGCGTGCTCCTCACCGGCCTGGGCATGATCGGCGGCCAGCTCCTCGGCTCGCTCGCCCTCGATGCTGCGGCCCCGGTGCCGGGCAGTGTGGTTGCCCTTCCGACCGTGGTCGGCACCCTCGCCACGCTCGGGGCCATGGTCGTGGCGACCCTCCCGTGGGACCGGCGCCAGTTCCGCCGGTAG
- a CDS encoding NADH-ubiquinone oxidoreductase-F iron-sulfur binding region domain-containing protein has product MEATTETDIRLPALGTGRLFAAAGPGRAAHEAAYGARRDDWTREALLTELEASGLAGRGGAGFPAWRKLSSISGRRPVVIANGAEGEPVSRKDAALLRRAPHLVLDGLLDAGEALGASQLFVYAPADALAAVAEAVAERRDARRVRLVEAPRTFISGEATAVVSALEGGPALPRDTTVRLSTSGYRGQPTLLHNIETLAQLALVARYGSAWFRSTGTREDPGTRLVSLAGDVPADAVLEVPGGATVREILQAGGVDAASTAAVLVGGFHGAWVPAGGFDRPMTAAGLARYGGRPGAGVLLAVAKGRCGLTAAAPIARYLADSSAQQCGPCMFGLPAMAAVVERIAAGERTPWLASEAERLAGLVTGRGACRHPDGAAGFVRSTLSVFRDEVHAHLGGACVQGWQR; this is encoded by the coding sequence ATGGAAGCGACAACCGAGACGGACATCAGACTCCCCGCCCTCGGCACCGGCCGGCTCTTTGCCGCAGCCGGCCCCGGCAGGGCGGCCCACGAGGCGGCCTACGGCGCGCGCCGCGACGACTGGACCCGCGAGGCACTGCTCACCGAGCTCGAGGCCTCCGGCCTTGCCGGCCGCGGCGGAGCGGGCTTCCCCGCCTGGCGCAAGCTCTCCTCCATCAGCGGGCGCCGGCCCGTGGTCATCGCCAACGGCGCCGAAGGCGAGCCCGTGAGCCGCAAGGACGCCGCACTCCTGCGCCGGGCCCCGCACCTCGTGCTCGACGGCCTCCTCGACGCCGGGGAGGCGCTGGGCGCCTCGCAGCTGTTCGTCTATGCCCCCGCGGACGCGCTCGCGGCCGTGGCCGAGGCCGTGGCGGAACGCCGGGACGCCCGCCGCGTCCGGCTCGTCGAGGCCCCGCGGACGTTCATCTCCGGCGAGGCCACGGCGGTGGTCTCCGCCCTCGAGGGCGGCCCTGCCCTCCCGCGGGACACGACCGTGCGCCTGAGCACCAGCGGATACCGCGGGCAGCCCACGCTCCTGCACAACATCGAGACCCTTGCGCAGCTCGCCCTCGTGGCCCGCTACGGGTCCGCCTGGTTCCGCAGCACCGGCACCCGGGAAGACCCCGGCACGAGGCTCGTGAGCCTGGCAGGCGATGTGCCCGCCGACGCGGTGCTCGAGGTCCCCGGCGGCGCGACCGTCCGCGAGATCCTCCAGGCCGGGGGAGTGGACGCCGCGTCCACCGCCGCCGTCCTCGTGGGCGGGTTCCACGGCGCGTGGGTCCCCGCCGGCGGCTTCGACCGACCCATGACGGCGGCGGGCCTCGCCCGCTACGGCGGCCGCCCGGGCGCGGGGGTGCTCCTCGCAGTCGCGAAGGGGCGGTGCGGCCTGACGGCCGCGGCGCCGATCGCGCGCTACCTCGCCGACAGCTCGGCGCAGCAGTGCGGCCCCTGCATGTTCGGCCTGCCCGCCATGGCTGCCGTCGTGGAGCGGATCGCCGCGGGCGAGCGCACCCCGTGGCTCGCCTCGGAGGCCGAGCGGCTCGCGGGCCTCGTCACCGGCCGCGGCGCCTGCCGGCACCCCGACGGGGCCGCCGGATTCGTCCGGAGCACCCTGTCGGTCTTCCGCGACGAGGTCCACGCGCACCTCGGCGGGGCCTGCGTCCAGGGGTGGCAGCGATGA
- a CDS encoding RNA-binding S4 domain-containing protein → MTRRESSRATGQPPSQGSGAEETVEIREGTIRLGQLLKLASLVEDGVEAAELIRHGLVKVNGEIEERRGRQLGVGDSVEVNGQRVRLVPQS, encoded by the coding sequence ATGACGCGCCGCGAATCCTCCCGTGCCACCGGCCAGCCCCCGTCCCAGGGCAGCGGCGCCGAGGAGACCGTCGAGATCCGCGAGGGGACGATCCGGCTCGGACAGCTCCTCAAGCTCGCCTCGCTCGTCGAGGACGGCGTCGAGGCCGCAGAGCTCATCCGCCACGGCCTGGTGAAGGTCAACGGGGAGATCGAGGAGCGCCGCGGGCGGCAGCTGGGGGTCGGCGACTCGGTCGAGGTCAACGGCCAGCGCGTCCGCCTCGTGCCGCAGTCCTGA
- a CDS encoding phosphatase PAP2 family protein, whose amino-acid sequence MTTSHDASPRPSAWADLPARSRLLHLPTLKHWILVPLAMSVVVLALGFAATTSAYTNAEFNVDAWMSLHHVPWMDTVSLALEQILGPKGAIVILVVVLAALWFVRRTPVDALAVVGITGFGWVYSLIFKYAVHRQRPDQGLLAHPISNAMDPNSFPSGHVCFAVSLTIALYFLLRHTRWGVWVLVVGFAASVFVAWTRVYVGMHYPMDVLVSFPASIAGIFLFAGLWNRLVPPVLAKVPFITRLESR is encoded by the coding sequence ATGACGACCTCCCACGACGCGTCTCCCCGGCCGAGCGCCTGGGCCGACCTCCCGGCCCGCAGCCGGCTCCTCCACCTGCCCACGCTCAAGCACTGGATCCTCGTGCCCCTCGCGATGAGCGTCGTGGTGCTGGCCCTGGGCTTCGCCGCCACCACGAGCGCCTACACCAACGCCGAATTCAACGTCGACGCGTGGATGAGCCTGCACCATGTGCCGTGGATGGACACCGTCTCCCTGGCCCTCGAGCAGATCCTCGGCCCCAAGGGCGCCATCGTGATCCTCGTCGTAGTGCTCGCGGCTCTGTGGTTCGTGCGGCGCACCCCGGTGGACGCCCTCGCCGTCGTCGGCATCACGGGCTTCGGCTGGGTCTACAGCCTGATCTTCAAGTACGCGGTGCACCGCCAGCGGCCCGACCAGGGCCTCCTCGCGCACCCCATCTCCAATGCCATGGACCCCAACAGCTTCCCGAGCGGCCACGTCTGCTTCGCCGTCTCGCTCACCATCGCGCTGTACTTCCTCCTGAGGCACACGCGCTGGGGGGTCTGGGTGCTCGTCGTCGGGTTCGCGGCGTCCGTCTTCGTTGCGTGGACCCGCGTCTACGTGGGTATGCACTACCCGATGGACGTCCTCGTCTCCTTCCCCGCCTCGATTGCCGGGATCTTCCTCTTCGCCGGCCTCTGGAACCGCCTCGTCCCGCCGGTGCTCGCCAAGGTGCCCTTCATCACCCGACTCGAAAGCCGCTGA
- the metX gene encoding homoserine O-acetyltransferase MetX produces MPGSAAARRGERTTAPRQDGVVLTAGVGALQLEAGGALPEVELSYETWGTLDADASNAVLIQHALTGDTHVAQGHGAEPGWWDALVGPGKPVDTEKYFVVAANMLGGCYGSTGPSSLDPEGVPWGSRFPFVTIRDSVRAEARLADRLGVRRWHAVLGGSMGGARALEWAAMYPDRVRHCVVVAIGGYSTAEQIALAQAQLLAIRQDPAYRGGDYYGGPEPVAGLGLARRIAHISYRSEAELNFRFGRRGQGAENPLEAPGGAAERGRYQVESYLDHQADKLVGRFDANSYVALTEALMSHDVGRGRGGMQRALAGARAEFFLASVNSDRLYFPEQSDELARALPGEVPVHSIDAKIGHDGFLTEIGQLGAELRRRVFTL; encoded by the coding sequence GTGCCCGGCTCAGCTGCCGCGCGCCGCGGCGAGCGCACGACGGCGCCGCGGCAGGACGGCGTCGTGCTCACCGCCGGCGTGGGGGCCCTCCAGCTCGAGGCCGGCGGCGCGCTGCCCGAGGTCGAGCTCTCCTACGAGACGTGGGGCACGCTCGACGCGGACGCCTCCAACGCCGTCCTGATCCAGCACGCCCTCACCGGAGACACGCACGTGGCCCAGGGCCACGGGGCCGAACCCGGCTGGTGGGACGCGCTCGTGGGGCCGGGCAAGCCGGTGGACACCGAGAAGTACTTCGTCGTCGCGGCCAACATGCTCGGCGGCTGCTACGGCAGCACCGGGCCCAGCAGCCTCGACCCCGAGGGCGTCCCGTGGGGGTCGCGGTTCCCGTTCGTGACGATCCGCGACTCGGTCCGCGCCGAAGCCCGGCTCGCCGACCGGCTCGGGGTCCGGCGGTGGCACGCCGTGCTGGGCGGGTCCATGGGCGGTGCCCGGGCCCTCGAGTGGGCCGCCATGTACCCCGATCGGGTGCGGCACTGCGTCGTCGTCGCCATCGGGGGGTACTCCACTGCCGAGCAGATCGCACTCGCGCAGGCCCAGCTCCTCGCCATCCGCCAGGATCCGGCGTACCGCGGCGGCGACTACTACGGCGGCCCCGAACCGGTGGCAGGCCTCGGCCTGGCCCGGCGCATCGCCCACATCTCCTACCGGTCCGAGGCCGAGCTGAACTTCCGGTTCGGCCGCCGCGGCCAGGGCGCCGAGAATCCGCTCGAGGCGCCCGGCGGCGCGGCAGAGCGGGGGCGCTACCAGGTGGAGAGCTACCTCGACCACCAGGCGGACAAGCTCGTGGGCCGCTTCGACGCCAACAGCTACGTGGCGCTCACCGAGGCGCTCATGAGCCACGACGTCGGCCGCGGCCGCGGCGGGATGCAGCGCGCCCTCGCGGGGGCCAGGGCCGAGTTCTTCCTGGCCTCGGTGAACTCCGACCGGCTCTACTTCCCGGAGCAGAGCGATGAGCTCGCGCGCGCCCTGCCCGGCGAGGTCCCGGTGCACTCGATCGATGCGAAGATCGGCCACGACGGCTTCCTGACGGAGATCGGCCAGCTCGGCGCGGAACTGCGCCGGCGCGTCTTCACGCTCTGA
- a CDS encoding ferredoxin, which yields MSRTQLELHIDFTRCEGRGLCTELLPELLVRDDWGYPVGRGGRDVPVPGALGGAAQDAVDLCPVQALLLRRVSRA from the coding sequence ATGAGCCGCACGCAGCTCGAGCTGCACATCGACTTCACCCGCTGCGAGGGGCGGGGGCTCTGCACGGAGCTCCTCCCCGAACTCCTCGTCCGCGACGACTGGGGCTACCCCGTGGGCCGCGGAGGGCGCGACGTGCCGGTCCCCGGCGCACTGGGCGGGGCCGCCCAGGACGCGGTGGACCTGTGCCCCGTCCAGGCGCTCCTGCTGCGACGCGTCAGCCGCGCATGA
- a CDS encoding ferric reductase-like transmembrane domain-containing protein, which translates to MNEIMWAIGRAGGIVSLGLFTLVLVLGIVSRSGRPLLGLPRFSVALVHRSTALTAVVFLALHVGTLMLDPHAKLALPDVVVPFIAAWNPFWVGLGTVALDLVLALVVTGLLRQRLGQRVFRTIHWAAYGMWPIGLAHALGTGTNAVDLWFQAYAWGCAGAVACAVVWRLSAGFAETSAARLGRA; encoded by the coding sequence ATGAACGAGATCATGTGGGCCATCGGACGGGCCGGCGGGATCGTCTCGCTCGGCCTCTTCACCCTGGTGCTCGTGCTCGGGATCGTGAGCCGGTCGGGGCGCCCGCTCCTCGGGCTGCCCCGCTTCTCCGTCGCGCTCGTCCACCGCAGCACCGCCCTCACCGCCGTGGTCTTCCTGGCCCTGCACGTGGGCACCCTCATGCTCGATCCGCACGCCAAGCTCGCACTCCCCGATGTGGTGGTCCCGTTCATCGCCGCCTGGAACCCCTTCTGGGTAGGCCTCGGGACGGTGGCACTCGACCTCGTGCTCGCCCTCGTGGTGACGGGGCTGCTGCGCCAGCGCCTCGGCCAGCGGGTGTTCAGGACCATCCACTGGGCGGCGTACGGCATGTGGCCGATCGGCCTCGCGCACGCCCTCGGCACCGGCACCAACGCGGTGGACCTGTGGTTCCAGGCCTACGCGTGGGGCTGCGCCGGCGCCGTGGCCTGTGCCGTCGTCTGGCGCCTGAGCGCGGGATTCGCCGAAACGTCCGCGGCGCGGCTCGGGCGAGCCTGA
- a CDS encoding alpha/beta hydrolase gives MTDAPADARRAAFPAHYPEHVALWNRPEEDREGTPLLVLLHGYGSNEADLMGLAPYVPAQFTVASLRAPQELAPGAYQWFPLMAAQDFTMDAVEAATEYVLAWLDDVRGRHSSVTVLGFSMGMAMATSLVRRRPHDFAAVVGLSGFAVDPSSAGAPAEDYGYFLDGDLDGTLPMFWGRDQADPVITQDKVEYTMGWVRSHVQLTKVTYPGIGHSVSAPEIAHVKEFLELSVLKG, from the coding sequence ATGACTGATGCCCCTGCCGACGCCCGGCGCGCCGCCTTCCCCGCCCACTACCCCGAGCACGTCGCCCTGTGGAACCGCCCCGAGGAGGACCGGGAGGGCACGCCGCTCCTCGTGCTGCTCCACGGCTACGGCTCCAACGAGGCCGACCTCATGGGCCTCGCCCCCTACGTCCCCGCGCAGTTCACCGTCGCCTCGCTGCGCGCGCCGCAGGAGCTGGCCCCCGGGGCGTACCAGTGGTTCCCGCTCATGGCCGCGCAGGACTTCACCATGGACGCCGTCGAGGCCGCCACCGAGTACGTCCTCGCCTGGCTGGATGACGTGCGCGGCCGGCACAGCTCCGTGACCGTGCTCGGCTTCTCGATGGGGATGGCCATGGCGACCTCCCTCGTGCGGCGCCGCCCGCACGACTTCGCGGCCGTGGTGGGCCTGTCCGGCTTCGCTGTCGATCCGTCCTCAGCCGGCGCCCCGGCGGAGGACTACGGCTACTTCCTCGACGGGGACCTCGACGGGACGCTCCCCATGTTCTGGGGCCGCGACCAGGCCGACCCCGTCATCACGCAGGACAAGGTCGAGTACACGATGGGCTGGGTGCGCAGCCACGTGCAGCTGACCAAGGTCACGTACCCGGGAATCGGGCACAGCGTCAGCGCGCCCGAGATCGCCCACGTGAAGGAGTTCCTCGAGCTCTCGGTCCTCAAGGGCTGA
- a CDS encoding FAD:protein FMN transferase, producing MAAHADFEAFTCDCRVAVADSSALPAALASVTALLRRVDQAASSYRADSELAVLQRSGGGTVSPLLAHLIRAALDVAERSGGDVVPTLGRELTSLGFGPLEEDAAPEAPVLRPAESWRGISLEGNELTLPRGVVLDLGATAKAAAADLAARGLRDELGTSVLVSLGGDIATAGDDAWEILVQDLPGDPATQVRLTGGWAMATSSTQKRRRGASVHHILDPWTALPAPATWRSVTVAAPDCLSANMASTAAIVRGPAAVARLRESGFPARLVRDDGGVIELGGWPAPRTGADAPLAAGARG from the coding sequence ATGGCGGCCCACGCCGACTTCGAGGCGTTCACCTGCGACTGCCGGGTGGCCGTCGCGGACTCCTCGGCCCTCCCCGCCGCCCTCGCCAGCGTCACGGCACTCCTGCGCCGCGTCGACCAGGCGGCCAGCAGCTACCGCGCCGACTCCGAGCTCGCCGTGCTCCAGCGCTCCGGCGGCGGCACGGTGAGCCCGCTGCTCGCGCACCTGATCCGCGCTGCGCTCGACGTCGCCGAACGCAGCGGGGGCGACGTCGTCCCGACCCTCGGGCGCGAGCTCACCTCCTTGGGGTTCGGCCCGCTGGAGGAGGACGCGGCCCCGGAGGCCCCCGTCCTCCGGCCGGCCGAGAGCTGGCGCGGCATCAGCCTGGAGGGCAACGAGCTGACGCTGCCGCGCGGCGTCGTCCTCGATCTCGGCGCGACGGCGAAGGCCGCCGCCGCAGACCTCGCCGCCCGCGGCCTCCGCGACGAGCTCGGCACCTCCGTCCTCGTCTCGCTCGGCGGCGACATCGCCACGGCCGGCGACGACGCGTGGGAGATCCTCGTCCAGGACCTCCCCGGCGATCCCGCGACCCAGGTCCGGCTGACGGGCGGGTGGGCCATGGCCACGTCGAGCACCCAGAAGCGCCGCCGCGGGGCCTCGGTGCACCACATCCTCGACCCCTGGACGGCGCTGCCCGCTCCCGCGACCTGGCGCAGCGTCACCGTCGCGGCCCCCGACTGCCTGAGCGCGAACATGGCCAGCACCGCCGCGATCGTGCGCGGACCCGCGGCGGTCGCGCGGCTGCGCGAGTCGGGATTCCCCGCGCGCCTCGTCAGGGACGACGGCGGCGTGATCGAGCTCGGCGGCTGGCCCGCGCCGCGCACCGGGGCCGACGCGCCCCTCGCAGCGGGGGCGCGCGGATGA
- a CDS encoding SGNH/GDSL hydrolase family protein: MTVEREAPAEIGLPEGRRHPWHRYVALGDSFTEGIGDPDPQNPGRHRGWADRLAEELSHGTEDFAYANLAIRGRLLGRILDEQLEPALELRPDLVSVSAGGNDLLRPGSDPDALALRLDSAVGRLADAGATVLLFNGPDIGSTPVLSAIRGKVAIYNENLRVVAARHDAVVADMWGLRQLSDPRMWDTDRLHFSPLGHHTIAIMALETLNVRHGLEPMDPSPTPVRTWRTARTEDLVWAREYFVPWVIRRLRHKSSGDGISAKRPTAGPVFGAGAPLGSGEPS, encoded by the coding sequence ATGACCGTCGAACGCGAGGCCCCAGCAGAAATCGGTCTCCCGGAGGGGCGCCGGCACCCGTGGCACCGGTACGTGGCGCTCGGGGACTCCTTCACCGAGGGGATCGGCGATCCCGATCCGCAGAACCCGGGGCGCCACCGCGGCTGGGCGGACCGGCTGGCCGAGGAGCTCTCGCACGGCACCGAGGATTTCGCGTACGCGAACCTTGCGATCCGGGGGCGCCTCCTGGGCCGCATCCTGGACGAGCAGCTCGAGCCGGCCCTCGAGCTCCGACCGGACCTCGTGTCGGTCTCGGCTGGCGGCAACGACCTGCTGCGGCCGGGGAGCGATCCCGATGCCCTCGCGCTCCGGCTCGACTCCGCCGTGGGACGCCTCGCCGACGCGGGCGCCACGGTGCTCCTCTTCAACGGCCCGGACATCGGCTCGACCCCCGTGCTCTCGGCCATCCGCGGCAAGGTCGCCATCTACAACGAGAACCTGCGTGTGGTTGCGGCGCGGCACGACGCCGTCGTGGCCGACATGTGGGGCCTGCGCCAGCTCTCCGATCCGCGCATGTGGGACACCGACCGGCTGCACTTCTCCCCACTCGGCCACCACACCATCGCGATCATGGCCCTCGAGACCCTCAATGTCCGCCACGGCCTCGAGCCGATGGACCCGAGCCCGACTCCCGTGCGCACCTGGCGTACGGCCCGGACCGAGGACCTTGTCTGGGCGCGGGAGTACTTCGTCCCGTGGGTGATCCGGAGGCTGCGGCACAAGTCGAGCGGGGACGGCATCTCGGCGAAGCGGCCGACGGCGGGGCCCGTCTTCGGCGCGGGAGCTCCCCTCGGCTCGGGCGAACCGAGCTGA
- a CDS encoding type II toxin-antitoxin system Y4mF family antitoxin produces MGKLSRTVAGEVRARRRALGLTQQDLAELAGVSERFVRFVEQAKASVQLDALEAVLDALGLELRLAGRGGAP; encoded by the coding sequence GTGGGCAAGCTCAGCAGGACGGTCGCCGGTGAGGTGAGGGCCCGCCGTCGGGCGCTCGGACTGACACAGCAGGACCTCGCGGAACTCGCCGGCGTGAGCGAGCGGTTCGTCCGCTTCGTCGAGCAGGCCAAGGCCAGCGTCCAGCTCGACGCCCTCGAAGCGGTCCTCGACGCGCTCGGGCTCGAGCTGCGCCTCGCCGGCCGGGGCGGGGCCCCGTGA
- a CDS encoding type II toxin-antitoxin system HipA family toxin translates to MPGYVLSGGEPVASTLPLTGRPVVTGAGAVPPFFTGLLPEGRRLASLRRAVKTSADDELGLLMAAGADPVGDVQIVPHGEPLPGVGAATGPGIPDGTGTPEGTGAPDSTRGRPEEQAVVLDPRRTPDFARLLDDPNLVDPKALAGVQDKVSAGMISVPAAQSGRSYILKLNAPEFPHVVENEHLMYRYAVRLRIPVSPVRLVHDVAGRAGLLVERFDRPPREAGAAGAGVLRLAVEDGSQLLGLYPADKYNVSYEELCSVVAAHCAAPLPALRSLALQGAFAWLTGNGDLHAKNVSVVRGLAVPGEWAVAPVYDIPSTVPYGDKSLALPLGGKRTGISRRHFLAWAHELGLPARAAEGVLAVALRAAGPLVADLQAADGGPSPFAAAVTRAWVKELRHRRRLMEG, encoded by the coding sequence CTGCCCGGCTACGTCCTCTCCGGCGGCGAGCCGGTCGCGAGCACCCTGCCGCTCACGGGCCGCCCGGTCGTGACCGGCGCCGGCGCCGTGCCGCCGTTCTTCACCGGTCTCCTGCCGGAGGGCCGGCGCCTTGCCTCGCTGCGCCGCGCGGTCAAGACCAGCGCCGACGACGAGCTCGGGCTCCTCATGGCCGCCGGCGCGGACCCCGTGGGAGACGTGCAGATCGTCCCCCATGGCGAGCCGCTCCCCGGCGTGGGCGCCGCCACGGGCCCCGGCATTCCGGACGGCACAGGCACCCCGGAGGGCACAGGCGCCCCGGACAGCACACGCGGCCGTCCCGAGGAGCAGGCGGTGGTGCTGGACCCGCGCCGCACCCCGGACTTCGCCCGCCTCCTGGACGATCCGAACCTCGTGGACCCCAAGGCGCTCGCCGGCGTGCAGGACAAGGTCAGCGCGGGGATGATCTCGGTGCCCGCGGCCCAGTCCGGGCGCAGCTACATCCTCAAGCTCAACGCCCCCGAGTTCCCGCACGTGGTCGAGAACGAGCACCTCATGTACCGCTATGCGGTGAGGCTGCGGATCCCGGTGAGCCCGGTCAGGCTCGTGCACGACGTCGCGGGGAGGGCCGGGCTGCTCGTCGAGCGCTTCGACCGGCCGCCCCGCGAGGCGGGCGCGGCGGGGGCCGGCGTCCTCCGCCTGGCGGTCGAGGACGGCTCCCAGCTTCTCGGCCTGTACCCCGCGGACAAGTACAACGTGAGCTACGAGGAGCTCTGCAGCGTGGTGGCCGCCCACTGCGCCGCGCCGCTGCCGGCGCTGCGGAGCCTCGCCCTCCAGGGCGCCTTCGCGTGGCTCACCGGCAACGGCGACCTGCACGCCAAGAACGTCTCGGTGGTCCGCGGGCTCGCGGTGCCGGGGGAGTGGGCGGTCGCCCCCGTCTACGACATCCCCTCGACCGTGCCCTACGGGGACAAGTCGCTCGCCCTGCCGCTGGGAGGCAAGCGCACGGGGATTTCCCGGCGCCACTTCCTCGCCTGGGCGCACGAGCTCGGGCTCCCGGCCCGCGCGGCGGAGGGGGTGCTCGCCGTCGCCCTGCGGGCGGCCGGCCCGCTCGTGGCGGACCTGCAGGCGGCCGACGGCGGCCCCTCGCCGTTCGCGGCCGCCGTCACCCGCGCGTGGGTGAAGGAACTGCGGCACCGCCGCCGCCTCATGGAGGGCTGA
- a CDS encoding bifunctional o-acetylhomoserine/o-acetylserine sulfhydrylase — protein MSSNPQWSFETRQIHVGQTPDAETGARALPIYQTTSFVFPSAESAANRFALAELAPIYTRIGNPTQDAVEQRIASLEGGVAALLLSSGQAATTYSLLNVAEAGDHVVASASLYGGTYNLLKHTFAKFGIEVTFVEDPDSLDEWKAAVRPTTKAFFAESISNPRQNVLDIEAVAGAAHAAGVPLIIDNTVATPYLVRPLEHGADVVVHSATKYLGGHGSAIAGVIVDGGSFDFAQDPERFPGFNTPDESYNGLVFARDLGVGGALGANLAYILKARVQLLRDLGSAVSPFNAFLIAQGLETLSLRVERHVENAQKVARWLEARADVESVAYAGLASSPWHALGKKYAPKGTGAIVSFELAVNDGADPAAAGAAFVDALSLHSHVANIGDVRSLVIHPASTTHAQLTAEQQRAAGVTPGLVRLAVGLEAIDDILADLEAGFAAAGAVGQSQAGARQGEAVAEPVA, from the coding sequence ATGTCCAGCAACCCCCAGTGGTCCTTCGAGACCCGCCAGATCCACGTCGGTCAGACCCCGGACGCCGAGACCGGAGCCCGGGCCCTGCCGATCTACCAGACCACCTCGTTCGTGTTCCCGAGCGCCGAGAGCGCCGCGAACCGCTTCGCCCTCGCCGAGCTCGCCCCCATCTACACGCGCATCGGCAACCCGACCCAGGACGCGGTCGAGCAGCGCATCGCGAGCCTCGAGGGCGGCGTCGCCGCGCTCCTGCTCTCCTCGGGCCAGGCGGCCACCACCTACTCGCTCCTCAACGTCGCCGAGGCGGGCGACCACGTGGTGGCGAGCGCGAGCCTGTACGGCGGCACGTACAACCTGCTCAAGCACACGTTCGCCAAGTTCGGCATCGAGGTCACGTTCGTCGAGGACCCGGACAGCCTGGACGAGTGGAAGGCCGCGGTCCGGCCGACCACGAAGGCGTTCTTCGCCGAGTCGATCTCCAACCCGCGGCAGAACGTCCTCGACATCGAGGCCGTCGCCGGTGCCGCGCACGCGGCCGGGGTGCCGCTCATCATCGACAACACCGTGGCGACGCCGTACCTCGTGCGCCCGCTCGAGCACGGCGCCGACGTCGTGGTCCACTCGGCCACCAAGTACCTCGGCGGCCACGGCTCCGCGATCGCGGGCGTGATCGTGGACGGCGGCAGCTTCGACTTCGCCCAGGACCCCGAGCGCTTCCCGGGCTTCAACACGCCGGACGAGAGCTACAACGGGCTCGTGTTCGCCCGCGACCTCGGCGTCGGCGGCGCCCTCGGGGCCAACCTCGCGTACATCCTCAAGGCGCGGGTCCAGCTGCTCCGCGACCTCGGCTCCGCGGTCTCCCCGTTCAACGCCTTCCTCATCGCCCAGGGCCTCGAGACCCTCTCGCTGCGCGTCGAGCGCCACGTCGAGAACGCCCAGAAGGTCGCGCGCTGGCTCGAGGCAAGGGCCGACGTCGAGTCGGTCGCCTACGCGGGCCTGGCCTCGAGCCCGTGGCACGCGCTCGGGAAGAAGTACGCCCCGAAGGGCACCGGCGCGATCGTGTCCTTCGAGCTCGCCGTGAACGACGGCGCGGACCCCGCCGCGGCGGGAGCGGCCTTCGTCGACGCCCTGTCGCTGCACTCGCACGTGGCCAACATCGGCGACGTCCGCTCGCTCGTGATCCACCCGGCCTCCACCACCCACGCCCAGCTGACCGCGGAGCAGCAGCGGGCCGCGGGCGTCACCCCCGGCCTGGTGCGCCTCGCTGTCGGGCTCGAGGCCATCGACGACATCCTCGCCGACCTCGAGGCGGGCTTCGCCGCCGCCGGGGCCGTTGGGCAGTCCCAGGCCGGCGCCCGGCAGGGGGAGGCCGTCGCGGAGCCCGTCGCGTGA